A portion of the Lolium rigidum isolate FL_2022 chromosome 1, APGP_CSIRO_Lrig_0.1, whole genome shotgun sequence genome contains these proteins:
- the LOC124685324 gene encoding G-type lectin S-receptor-like serine/threonine-protein kinase SD2-5 gives MTGWFLKIGNQKGSSFTRMKACSKRCSSSLCFILLWMLVLPNLWITCSGSIQKNVLLPGFSASEMGYIDNNGIFLLSNGSVFGFGFVTSSVSESTSYLLAVVHLGSTTVVWTANANSPVSHSDSFEFDKDGNAYLQSAGSTVWTANVSGKGASMQLLDSGNLVVLGNDNSSPLWQSFNYPTNTLLSGQSFTEGMTLVSQSTRQNMSYTLQIKSGDMMLYAGFQNPQQYWSAWQDSQLIVNKNGDIYSASLNSTSWHFYDQSGSLLSQLLMPQQGVANTTFAAVLGGDGSIAFYMLQSGSGKTTLPKAIPQDSCDMPTQCKPYSICNSGTGCQCPSALGSFSNCDPGLISPCKSKEIFQLAQLDSGVGYVGTSFTSPVAKTNITGCKNSCMGNCSCIAMFFDQKSGNCFLFSQIGSLQQSGNETDFASFIKVSSSGSGRSGDGSGIHTVIIVVIIVGTLAVIGVLVYAGFFIYRRRRYPSFAQDEAGSSEDDGYLQTISGAPVRFTYRELQDATNNFSNKLGQGGFGSVYLGTLPDGSRIAVKKLESIGQGKKEFRSEVTIIGSIHHIHLVKLRGFCAEGSYRLLAYEYMAKGSLERWIFRTKEADPLLDWDTRFNIALGAAKGLAYLHQDCESKIIHCDIKPENFLLDDNFLVKVSDFGLAKLMSREQSLVFTTMRGTRGYLAPEWITNYAISEKSDVYSYGMVLLEIISGRKNFDPVEGSEKAHFPSFAFKKLEEGDLSEIFDAKLKYSDKDERLEIAIKVALWCIQEDFYQRPSMSKVVQMLECVCDVPQPPVSSQIGYRLYANAFKSSSEEGMSSGMSDYNSEALLSAVRLSGPR, from the coding sequence ATGACTGGATGGTTTCTGAAGATTGGCAACCAAAAGGGCTCATCTTTCACACGCATGAAAGCATGCAGCAAACGTTGCAGCTCTTCGTTATGCTTCATTCTGCTGTGGATGCTTGTGCTACCCAATCTCTGGATAACATGCAGCGGAAGTATTCAGAAAAATGTTCTCCTACCAGGGTTCAGTGCCTCGGAAATGGGTTACATTGATAACAATGGAATTTTTCTGCTCTCGAATGGCTCAGTGTTTGGCTTTGGTTTTGTCACCAGCAGTGTGTCAGAGAGCACATCCTACCTTCTTGCGGTGGTGCACCTGGGTAGCACTACTGTCGTCTGGACTGCCAATGCTAACTCTCCGGTTTCTCATTCAGATAGCTTTGAGTTCGACAAGGATGGCAATGCCTACCTGCAGTCTGCAGGCTCCACCGTCTGGACTGCCAATGTCTCTGGCAAAGGCGCCTCTATGCAGCTATTGGACTCTGGCAATCTTGTTGTGCTCGGCAATGATAACTCTTCTCCTCTGTGGCAGAGTTTCAACTATCCAACAAACACACTTCTGTCTGGCCAGAGCTTCACTGAAGGGATGACCCTTGTCAGTCAGTCCACCAGACAGAACATGTCATATACACTTCAAATCAAATCCGGGGACATGATGCTGTACGCAGGCTTCCAGAACCCCCAACAGTACTGGTCTGCGTGGCAGGATAGTCAGTTGATTGTTAACAAGAATGGTGACATCTACTCCGCAAGCCTCAATTCAACTTCTTGGCACTTCTATGATCAGTCAGGGTCTCTTCTATCACAGCTCCTCATGCCACAGCAGGGTGTCGCCAACACCACGTTTGCTGCTGTCCTCGGTGGTGATGGATCGATTGCCTTCTATATGCTGCAGAGTGGGAGTGGCAAGACTACTCTTCCAAAAGCAATCCCGCAGGACTCATGTGACATGCCAACCCAGTGCAAACCGTACTCCATTTGCAATAGTGGGACAGGATGTCAGTGCCCTTCAGCTCTTGGCTCCTTTTCAAATTGCGACCCAGGTCTCATATCACCATGTAAGTCAAAAGAGATATTTCAGCTAGCTCAACTGGACAGCGGGGTTGGGTATGTCGGTACTAGCTTCACCTCACCTGTGGCTAAGACGAATATCACAGGTTGCAAGAATAGTTGCATGGGCAATTGTTCATGCATTGCAATGTTCTTTGACCAGAAATCAGGCAATTGCTTCCTTTTTAGCCAGATTGGTAGCTTGCAGCAGAGTGGAAATGAAACTGATTTTGCATCTTTCATCAAGGTTTCTAGCAGTGGCTCAGGGCGAAGTGGGGATGGCAGTGGAATACACACTGTCATTATTGTTGTCATTATAGTTGGAACTTTGGCTGTCATAGGGGTCCTTGTTTATGCTGGTTTCTTCATTTATAGGAGGAGGAGGTATCCTTCATTTGCACAAGATGAGGCTGGTTCATCGGAAGACGATGGATATCTGCAGACGATATCTGGAGCACCAGTGCGGTTCACTTACAGGGAGCTCCAAGATGCAACAAACAACTTCTCTAACAAGCTTGGCCAGGGAGGATTTGGATCTGTATATCTCGGAACACTCCCAGATGGCAGTCGCATTGCTGTCAAGAAACTGGAGAGCATAGGCCAGGGGAAGAAAGAATTCCGCTCTGAGGTGACGATAATTGGCAGCATCCACCACATCCATCTAGTTAAACTCCGAGGCTTCTGTGCTGAGGGGTCATACAGGCTTCTTGCGTATGAGTACATGGCGAAGGGGTCTCTGGAAAGGTGGATTTTCCGTACTAAAGAGGCCGACCCTCTTTTGGACTGGGATACAAGGTTTAACATTGCACTTGGAGCAGCAAAGGGATTGGCGTACCTCCATCAGGACTGTGAGTCGAAGATCATTCATTGCGATATCAAGCCTGAGAACTTTCTTCTTGATGACAACTTCCTTGTGAAGGTCTCTGACTTTGGCCTTGCCAAGTTGATGAGTAGGGAGCAGAGCCTTGTTTTCACAACGATGAGAGGCACGCGGGGCTATCTTGCGCCCGAGTGGATCACCAACTACGCCATATCAGAGAAGAGTGACGTGTACAGCTATGGGATGGTTCTGCTGGAGATAATTAGTGGGAGGAAAAACTTTGATCCCGTGGAAGGCTCAGAGAAAGCTCATTTCCCGTCCTTCGCTTTCAAGAAACTTGAGGAAGGTGATCTAAGTGAGATCTTCGATGCGAAGCTAAAGTACAGTGACAAGGATGAGCGATTGGAGATCGCGATCAAGGTTGCTCTGTGGTGCATCCAGGAGGATTTCTACCAGAGACCTTCCATGTCAAAGGTTGTCCAGATGCTTGAATGCGTCTGCGACGTGCCCCAGCCACCGGTCTCCTCACAAATTGGATATCGGCTCTATGCGAACGCGTTCAAATCGAGCAGCGAGGAGGGCATGTCGTCAGGGATGTCAGACTACAATAGTGAGGCTTTACTTTCAGCTGTGCGCCTCTCTGGTCCTAGATGA